From one Mustela nigripes isolate SB6536 chromosome 16, MUSNIG.SB6536, whole genome shotgun sequence genomic stretch:
- the ACBD4 gene encoding acyl-CoA-binding domain-containing protein 4 isoform X5 has product MGTENESPEPDYQKQFQAAVRVIQNLPKNGSYRPSYEEMLRFYSYYKQATMGPCLVPRPGFWDPIGRYKWDAWNSLGKMSREEAMSAYITEMKLVAQKVIDTVPLGEVAEDMFAYFEPLYQVIPDMPRPPETFLRRVTGWREQALNGDVGAAPEPPCLPREPAPPSPESQPPRDLDSEVFCDSLEQLEPELQVWTEQKGAPEGQTDTRNSSRLPAEREGSVLGPQELDTWLVGTVRALQESMQDVQARLQSLESMSGLPKQVPQEAPVGAEAWAGP; this is encoded by the exons ATGGGTACCGAGAATGAAAGCCCAGAACCGGACTACCAGAAACAGTTTCAGGCCGCTGTCCGTGTCATTCAGAACCTGCCTAAGAATG GCTCTTACCGCCCGTCCTACGAAGAGATGCTGAGATTCTACAGCTACTACAAGCAAGCTACCATGGGACCCTGCCTGGTCCCCCGGCCCGGGTTCTGGGACCCAATTGGACGCTATAAGTG GGATGCCTGGAACAGCCTGGGCAagatgagcagggaggaggccaTGTCTGCCTACATCACTGAGATGAAGCTGGTGGCACAGAAG GTGATCGACACAGTGCCCCTGGGCGAGGTGGCAGAGGACATGTTTGCTTACTTCGAGCCCTTGTACCAGGTGATCCCTGATATGCCGAGGCCCCCGGAAACCTTCCTGAGAAGGGTCACAG GCTGGAGAGAGCAGGCCCTGAATGGAGATGTTGGGGCTGCCCCcgagcctccctgcctccccagagAACCAGCACCCCCAAGTCCAG aGTCCCAGCCACCTAGGGACCTGGACTCTGAGGTTTTCTGTGATTCCTTGGAGCAGCTGGAGCCTGAGCTG CAGGTGTGGACAGAGCAGAAGGGAGCCCCTGAAGGACAGACTGACACCCGGAACAGctccaggctccctgcagagagag AGGGCAGCGTGCTGGGGCCCCAGGAACTGGACACGTGGCTGGTGGGGACAGTTCGGGCACTGCAAGAAAGCATGCAGGACGTCCAGGCGAGACTGCAGAGCCTGGAGAGCATGTCTGGCCTCCCGAAGCAG
- the ACBD4 gene encoding acyl-CoA-binding domain-containing protein 4 isoform X6 has translation MGTENESPEPDYQKQFQAAVRVIQNLPKNGSYRPSYEEMLRFYSYYKQATMGPCLVPRPGFWDPIGRYKWDAWNSLGKMSREEAMSAYITEMKLVAQKVIDTVPLGEVAEDMFAYFEPLYQVIPDMPRPPETFLRRVTGWREQALNGDVGAAPEPPCLPREPAPPSPESQPPRDLDSEVFCDSLEQLEPELQVWTEQKGAPEGQTDTRNSSRLPAEREGSVLGPQELDTWLVGTVRALQESMQDVQARLQSLESMSGLPKQNALLHATGPENPSSF, from the exons ATGGGTACCGAGAATGAAAGCCCAGAACCGGACTACCAGAAACAGTTTCAGGCCGCTGTCCGTGTCATTCAGAACCTGCCTAAGAATG GCTCTTACCGCCCGTCCTACGAAGAGATGCTGAGATTCTACAGCTACTACAAGCAAGCTACCATGGGACCCTGCCTGGTCCCCCGGCCCGGGTTCTGGGACCCAATTGGACGCTATAAGTG GGATGCCTGGAACAGCCTGGGCAagatgagcagggaggaggccaTGTCTGCCTACATCACTGAGATGAAGCTGGTGGCACAGAAG GTGATCGACACAGTGCCCCTGGGCGAGGTGGCAGAGGACATGTTTGCTTACTTCGAGCCCTTGTACCAGGTGATCCCTGATATGCCGAGGCCCCCGGAAACCTTCCTGAGAAGGGTCACAG GCTGGAGAGAGCAGGCCCTGAATGGAGATGTTGGGGCTGCCCCcgagcctccctgcctccccagagAACCAGCACCCCCAAGTCCAG aGTCCCAGCCACCTAGGGACCTGGACTCTGAGGTTTTCTGTGATTCCTTGGAGCAGCTGGAGCCTGAGCTG CAGGTGTGGACAGAGCAGAAGGGAGCCCCTGAAGGACAGACTGACACCCGGAACAGctccaggctccctgcagagagag AGGGCAGCGTGCTGGGGCCCCAGGAACTGGACACGTGGCTGGTGGGGACAGTTCGGGCACTGCAAGAAAGCATGCAGGACGTCCAGGCGAGACTGCAGAGCCTGGAGAGCATGTCTGGCCTCCCGAAGCAG